One window of the Kallotenue papyrolyticum genome contains the following:
- a CDS encoding tyrosine-type recombinase/integrase, translated as MSQSWWNAALREFERHLRAQNRRPLTIHGYLRDMQQLQSWMLAHGRGDAVPDTADLRHWLAELQAAGATGATLARKRSAAQHFFAFVADIGLIRRAPTEGLELPTHEYVLPRTLSRQEVAALLAAAADHPRDYAILQVLLGCAVRVSELCALTRTQIDAANRLLYVAGRVVPIPDATWSALEAWLQQHPGLTVFPIKQRMVRILCEKYRVLAGIAEPVTPSLLRHTSAVWQLVDGADPETLKIQLGHDRDDVMLHYIDRARQLQEHELRAWRQESLF; from the coding sequence ATGAGTCAATCCTGGTGGAACGCGGCGCTGCGCGAGTTCGAGCGCCATCTGCGTGCGCAGAACCGCCGCCCGCTGACGATCCACGGCTATCTGCGCGACATGCAGCAGCTCCAGAGCTGGATGCTGGCGCATGGTCGTGGCGATGCCGTGCCCGACACCGCCGATCTGCGCCACTGGCTGGCCGAGCTGCAGGCCGCCGGTGCCACCGGCGCGACGCTGGCGCGCAAGCGTTCGGCGGCACAACACTTCTTCGCCTTTGTCGCCGACATCGGCCTGATCCGGCGCGCGCCGACCGAGGGCCTGGAGCTGCCCACGCACGAGTACGTGTTGCCGCGCACGTTGAGCCGTCAGGAGGTAGCCGCGCTGCTGGCCGCAGCGGCAGACCATCCGCGCGACTACGCCATCCTGCAGGTGTTGCTGGGCTGCGCCGTGCGCGTCAGCGAGCTCTGTGCCCTGACGCGCACGCAGATCGATGCCGCCAACCGCCTGTTGTACGTGGCCGGACGGGTCGTACCGATCCCCGACGCCACCTGGAGCGCGCTCGAAGCCTGGCTGCAGCAGCACCCGGGGCTGACCGTCTTCCCGATCAAACAGCGCATGGTGCGCATCCTGTGCGAGAAGTATCGCGTCCTGGCCGGCATTGCCGAGCCGGTCACGCCCTCGCTGCTGCGGCATACCTCGGCGGTCTGGCAACTGGTGGATGGCGCCGATCCCGAGACGCTCAAGATCCAGCTCGGCCACGATCGCGACGATGTGATGCTGCACTACATTGATCGCGCTCGCCAGTTGCAGGAGCACGAGCTACGCGCCTGGCGGCAGGAATCGCTCTTTTGA
- a CDS encoding alpha-amylase family glycosyl hydrolase, with amino-acid sequence MVVHRWKRSGALLPLLVLLATLAPVPPARAAHTPQPTSVTIAGSLQSELGCPDDWQPACAATQLRYDATDGVWQGAWNVPAGRWEYKAALNNAWDENYGQNAAANGPNLALNLSTAATVKFYYDHATHWITSDHTSVIASVPGSFQSELGCPGDWQPDCLRSWLQDPDGDGIYSFSTTAIPAGSYEAKVAINESWSENYGQNGQRDGANIPFVVPADATVTFRYDAATHLLTISAQSTAPQLGDNNIFWDGLGHDSRSDLYRVPGSAVPRDSQVLLRFRTFHNDVSAVTLRTYHTGQGIERLTPMQRVAAGVPCETALAFRCDYWAATIDSQGLGTLYYRFIVRDGARTVYYEDDSEVRDGGWGRPFAQSPDWGWAITVYDPAFNRPIRWMQTGVVYQIFPDRFRNGDPHNDPKPVPPTARNARFSKDPRYAYPNGEAATNTAPDDDQIVRMQWGELPEGYCRNHQLPDDACAWRFDQTPPAWSPRREQPRGRDYYGGDLKGVAEKLDYLKRLGVTVIYFNPIFAAGSNHRYDTRDYQIIDPYLGNLGTFKMLEREAGRRGMRIVLDGVFNHMSSDSPIFDRYGNWDDATYGPGACERVDSPYRHWFRFRPPRANEPAVCAPFTRDGPSYYDSWAGFDSLPQLSEHPDVQAHIQQISRYWLQQGADGWRLDVMQDKSIPFWEAWRQQVKATKPDAIIIGELWKKFDVLPYVQGNTADTAMNYRLRDAVLGLLAPQPFDAKGFPGSGQPIAPSAFVNRLLSVREDYPDAAYYTLMNLLGSHDTERLLWVLTPGAENRQEREFNAANLAEGKQRQRLAALIQMTVPGAPTIYYGDEAGLTGDDDPDDRRSFPWGDVPGDPRRPDQRMQAFYAALANLRQRTPALTDGELRFLLADDAARTVAYGRKHGNQAAIIAVNASTQARRIAIPLAEYLPDGTQLIGVSGGAENLRGGMFTVGNGAITLDLPALGGALLLTHNADLTPPPAPAGLVANADGLQVRLAWQPVAGAVGYHVYRSPVTGGGYVKITDASIGGTSFTDTSAELLSGQRYFYVVTALDEVGNQSARSNEASAVPSYRIGWTNLQWPPAIDYTVSATQTTPEIYGQVWIDGVTAQPGPTPGLLAQVGYGPPGSDPRAWNTWVTMHFNVDAGNNDEFKGVLQPTTPGSYSYLTRYSTDGGQSWTYGDLDGSEDGSFAAQTDQPGTLTVRPNADQTPPAAPQNLQAFNNGPTAIALSWQGVADSDLFRYDIFRSTSQGRGYVKIGAVASEVTSFIDSEVQTGTRYFYVVRAVDTANNASPPSNEASAVPSAREVQVSFEVTPPANTPADATLYIVGNQPQICNWCNPHTVALTRGADGVWRVTLTFLEGTLIEYKYTLGSWDYVEKDASCGEIGNRQLRVAADADGAQRVVDRVATWRNIPPCGN; translated from the coding sequence ATGGTCGTCCACCGCTGGAAGCGCAGCGGCGCGCTGCTGCCCCTGCTGGTCCTGCTCGCCACGCTGGCGCCCGTGCCGCCGGCGCGCGCCGCCCACACCCCGCAGCCCACCTCCGTCACGATCGCCGGCAGCCTGCAAAGCGAGCTGGGCTGTCCCGACGACTGGCAGCCGGCCTGCGCCGCCACGCAGCTGCGCTACGACGCCACCGACGGCGTGTGGCAGGGCGCCTGGAACGTACCCGCCGGCCGGTGGGAGTACAAGGCCGCGCTCAACAACGCCTGGGACGAAAACTACGGCCAGAACGCGGCGGCCAACGGGCCCAACCTCGCGCTGAACCTATCCACCGCTGCCACGGTGAAGTTCTACTACGACCACGCCACGCACTGGATCACCAGCGACCACACCAGCGTGATCGCCAGCGTGCCGGGCAGCTTCCAGAGTGAGCTGGGCTGTCCCGGTGACTGGCAACCCGACTGCCTGCGCTCATGGCTACAGGATCCCGATGGCGACGGCATCTACAGCTTCAGCACCACGGCCATTCCCGCCGGCAGCTACGAAGCCAAGGTGGCGATCAACGAGAGCTGGAGCGAAAACTACGGCCAGAACGGTCAGCGCGACGGCGCCAACATCCCCTTCGTCGTGCCCGCCGACGCGACGGTGACCTTCCGCTACGATGCGGCCACGCACCTGCTGACGATCAGCGCGCAGAGCACCGCGCCGCAGCTCGGCGACAACAACATCTTCTGGGACGGGCTGGGCCACGACAGCCGCTCCGACCTGTACCGCGTGCCCGGCAGCGCGGTGCCGCGCGACAGCCAGGTGCTGCTGCGCTTCCGTACCTTCCACAACGACGTGAGCGCGGTGACGCTGCGCACCTACCACACCGGCCAGGGCATCGAGCGGCTGACGCCTATGCAGCGCGTGGCCGCGGGCGTGCCCTGCGAGACGGCGCTCGCCTTCCGCTGCGACTACTGGGCCGCGACGATCGACAGCCAGGGCCTGGGCACGCTCTACTACCGCTTCATTGTGCGCGACGGCGCGCGCACGGTCTATTACGAGGACGACAGCGAGGTGCGCGACGGCGGCTGGGGACGACCCTTCGCGCAATCGCCCGACTGGGGCTGGGCGATCACCGTGTACGATCCGGCCTTCAACCGGCCGATCCGCTGGATGCAAACGGGCGTGGTCTATCAGATCTTCCCCGACCGCTTCCGCAACGGCGATCCCCACAACGATCCCAAGCCGGTGCCGCCCACGGCCCGCAACGCGCGCTTCAGCAAGGATCCGCGCTACGCCTATCCCAACGGCGAGGCGGCGACCAACACCGCGCCGGACGACGACCAGATCGTGCGCATGCAGTGGGGCGAGCTGCCCGAAGGCTATTGCCGCAACCACCAGCTCCCCGACGACGCCTGCGCCTGGCGCTTCGACCAGACACCCCCGGCCTGGAGCCCGCGGCGCGAACAGCCACGCGGTCGCGATTACTACGGCGGCGACTTGAAGGGCGTCGCCGAGAAGCTGGACTACCTCAAGCGCCTGGGCGTGACGGTGATCTACTTCAACCCGATCTTCGCCGCCGGCTCCAACCACCGCTACGACACGCGCGACTACCAGATCATCGATCCCTACCTCGGCAACCTGGGCACCTTCAAGATGCTGGAGCGCGAGGCGGGCCGGCGCGGCATGCGCATCGTGCTCGACGGCGTCTTCAACCACATGTCGTCCGACAGCCCGATCTTCGATCGCTACGGCAACTGGGACGACGCCACCTACGGTCCCGGCGCGTGCGAGCGCGTGGACTCGCCCTACCGCCACTGGTTCCGCTTCCGCCCGCCGCGCGCCAACGAACCGGCGGTCTGCGCGCCCTTCACCCGCGACGGGCCGAGCTACTACGACTCGTGGGCCGGCTTCGATTCGCTGCCGCAACTGTCGGAGCATCCGGATGTCCAGGCGCACATCCAGCAGATCAGCCGCTATTGGCTACAGCAGGGTGCAGATGGCTGGCGGCTGGATGTGATGCAGGACAAGTCGATCCCCTTCTGGGAGGCCTGGCGTCAGCAGGTTAAAGCCACCAAACCCGACGCGATCATCATCGGCGAGCTGTGGAAGAAGTTCGACGTGCTGCCCTATGTGCAGGGCAACACCGCCGACACGGCCATGAACTACCGCCTGCGCGACGCGGTGCTGGGCCTGCTCGCGCCGCAGCCCTTCGACGCCAAGGGCTTTCCCGGCAGCGGCCAGCCGATCGCGCCCTCGGCTTTTGTCAACCGGCTGCTGTCGGTGCGCGAGGACTACCCCGACGCGGCCTACTACACGCTGATGAATCTGCTCGGCTCGCACGATACCGAGCGGCTGCTGTGGGTGCTCACGCCCGGCGCCGAGAACCGGCAGGAGCGCGAGTTCAACGCCGCCAACCTGGCCGAGGGCAAGCAGCGCCAGCGACTGGCGGCGCTGATCCAGATGACCGTGCCGGGCGCGCCGACGATCTACTACGGCGACGAGGCGGGGCTTACCGGCGACGACGATCCCGACGACCGGCGCAGCTTCCCGTGGGGCGACGTGCCGGGCGATCCACGCCGGCCCGACCAGCGCATGCAGGCCTTCTATGCTGCGCTGGCCAACCTGCGGCAACGCACACCGGCGCTGACCGACGGCGAGCTGCGCTTCCTACTGGCGGATGACGCCGCGCGCACCGTGGCCTATGGCCGTAAACACGGCAACCAGGCGGCGATCATCGCGGTCAATGCCAGCACGCAGGCGCGCCGCATCGCGATCCCGCTTGCGGAGTACCTCCCCGACGGCACGCAACTGATCGGCGTCAGCGGCGGCGCGGAGAACCTGCGCGGTGGCATGTTCACCGTCGGCAACGGCGCGATCACGCTCGATCTGCCGGCGCTCGGCGGCGCGCTGCTGCTGACGCACAACGCCGATCTGACGCCACCGCCCGCGCCCGCCGGCCTGGTGGCCAACGCCGATGGCTTGCAGGTGCGCCTCGCCTGGCAACCCGTCGCGGGCGCCGTCGGCTACCATGTCTATCGCAGCCCGGTGACCGGCGGCGGCTATGTCAAGATCACCGACGCGTCGATCGGCGGCACGAGCTTCACCGACACGAGCGCCGAGCTGCTGAGCGGCCAGCGCTACTTCTACGTCGTGACCGCGCTGGACGAGGTGGGCAACCAGAGCGCGCGCTCCAACGAAGCCAGCGCCGTGCCCAGCTACCGCATCGGCTGGACCAACCTCCAGTGGCCGCCGGCCATCGATTACACCGTCAGCGCAACGCAGACCACGCCGGAGATCTACGGACAGGTCTGGATCGATGGCGTGACGGCGCAACCCGGCCCCACGCCCGGCCTGCTGGCGCAGGTGGGCTATGGACCGCCAGGCAGCGATCCGCGCGCGTGGAACACGTGGGTCACCATGCACTTCAACGTGGATGCCGGCAACAACGACGAGTTCAAAGGTGTGCTCCAGCCGACCACACCTGGCAGCTATAGCTACCTGACGCGCTACAGCACCGATGGCGGCCAGTCGTGGACCTACGGCGATCTAGACGGCAGCGAGGACGGCAGCTTCGCCGCGCAGACCGATCAGCCGGGTACGCTCACGGTGCGGCCCAACGCGGATCAGACGCCACCCGCCGCGCCGCAGAACCTGCAGGCCTTCAACAACGGCCCGACGGCGATCGCGCTGAGCTGGCAGGGCGTGGCCGACAGCGATCTCTTCCGCTACGACATCTTCCGCAGCACGAGCCAGGGTCGCGGCTACGTCAAGATCGGCGCGGTTGCCAGCGAGGTGACCAGCTTCATCGATAGTGAGGTGCAGACCGGCACGCGCTACTTCTACGTGGTGCGCGCCGTGGACACGGCCAACAACGCGTCGCCGCCCAGCAACGAGGCCAGTGCCGTGCCCAGCGCGCGCGAGGTACAGGTCAGCTTCGAGGTTACGCCGCCCGCCAACACACCAGCGGATGCGACACTCTACATCGTCGGCAACCAGCCGCAGATCTGCAACTGGTGCAATCCGCACACCGTCGCCCTAACGCGCGGCGCGGATGGCGTGTGGCGCGTAACGCTGACCTTCCTGGAGGGCACGCTGATCGAATACAAATACACGCTCGGCTCGTGGGATTATGTCGAGAAGGACGCGAGCTGCGGCGAGATCGGCAACCGCCAGCTGCGCGTGGCCGCGGATGCCGACGGCGCGCAACGGGTTGTGGATCGCGTTGCCACCTGGCGCAACATCCCACCCTGCGGCAACTGA
- the queG gene encoding tRNA epoxyqueuosine(34) reductase QueG — translation MHAGELTRALKVEAERLGFDLVGIAPATPPPHAERLAEWLAAGYAGEMAWLARNAARRIDPRQAVPGARSVIVCGVHYRAAEPDPALWNDPARGRISRYAWGDDYHDILLPKLRALQAWLEGRLGRAQIGRSYVDTGPVLERPLGALAGLGFQGKNTLLIHPRQGSWFFLGEILVDVELHYDAPQPIGGCGGCTRCLRACPTQAFAGPYVLDARRCISYLTIELKGPIPRELRPLLGNHIYGCDVCQEVCPWNQRWGRFSAWPEFRPDPERVAPRLLDLIRLDDEQFRARFRGSPIKRTKRRGLLRNVAVALGNWGDPLAVPALTTALNDHEPLIRGHAAWALGRIGGAAARRALETRYAGETDGWVRDEIALALAEA, via the coding sequence ATGCATGCAGGCGAGCTAACCCGCGCGCTCAAGGTGGAAGCCGAGCGCCTGGGCTTTGATCTGGTGGGCATTGCGCCGGCAACGCCGCCGCCGCACGCCGAACGTTTGGCGGAGTGGCTGGCAGCGGGCTATGCCGGGGAGATGGCCTGGCTGGCACGCAACGCCGCGCGACGCATCGATCCGCGACAGGCCGTGCCCGGCGCGCGCTCGGTGATCGTCTGCGGCGTGCACTACCGCGCCGCCGAGCCCGATCCCGCGCTATGGAACGATCCCGCGCGCGGGCGTATCTCGCGCTACGCCTGGGGCGACGACTACCACGACATCCTGCTGCCCAAGCTGCGCGCGCTGCAGGCCTGGCTGGAGGGCCGCCTTGGCCGCGCCCAGATCGGACGATCCTACGTCGATACCGGCCCCGTGCTGGAGCGCCCGCTCGGCGCGCTGGCCGGGCTTGGCTTTCAGGGCAAAAACACGCTGCTGATCCACCCGCGCCAGGGCTCGTGGTTTTTTCTGGGCGAGATCCTGGTGGATGTGGAGCTCCACTACGACGCGCCGCAGCCCATCGGCGGCTGTGGCGGCTGCACGCGCTGCCTGCGCGCCTGCCCAACCCAGGCCTTTGCCGGGCCCTACGTGCTCGACGCGCGGCGCTGCATCTCCTACCTGACCATCGAACTCAAGGGGCCGATCCCGCGCGAACTGCGGCCGTTGCTGGGCAATCATATCTACGGCTGCGACGTGTGCCAGGAGGTCTGCCCCTGGAACCAACGCTGGGGCCGCTTCAGCGCGTGGCCCGAGTTCCGGCCCGATCCCGAGCGGGTCGCGCCGCGCCTGCTCGATCTGATCCGTCTGGATGATGAGCAGTTCCGCGCGCGCTTCCGTGGCAGCCCGATCAAACGTACCAAGCGTCGCGGCCTGCTGCGCAACGTGGCGGTGGCGCTCGGCAACTGGGGTGATCCGCTGGCCGTTCCGGCGCTGACCACCGCGCTCAACGACCACGAGCCGCTGATCCGCGGTCATGCCGCCTGGGCCCTGGGCCGCATCGGCGGCGCAGCGGCCCGGCGCGCGCTGGAGACGCGCTATGCCGGCGAAACAGACGGCTGGGTCCGTGACGAGATTGCGCTGGCGCTGGCCGAGGCGTGA
- a CDS encoding glycosyltransferase family 87 protein, whose protein sequence is MLRHLALMLGTALVLGLQLALPMDMTGRHTDLASFHAAGRAAAVGTNPYAITPELWVVELPAFGIRASTVNLNMPVSVLWMEASAPVDLTTLFRVSLLLNIILYGIALALLARSSATLPWRVAWAVCLAGFWQTLALGQIYLWMLPLVIGAWLAVRDQRFVRAGWLLGVLISVKPQFALWPVWLACIGIWQTLPIALASAAMISALPLLRYGPIIYYQWFASLAAVDALIRIPGNGSLVALFARLGRAEMGTLLAVGLLAALTWWCWRRRPDRLTVSALALIAMLLAGPVSWTGYTLFLLPALWERPWSPRLGLGALLLATPFPMIWNLSMQNSLTFVGVGAWWTWVLLLLGWAFWREPAALRCDTSPSRSGGPAQVVG, encoded by the coding sequence ATGCTGCGACATCTCGCATTGATGCTCGGTACGGCTCTAGTGCTGGGGCTGCAACTGGCGCTCCCCATGGACATGACCGGACGGCATACCGATCTGGCATCATTCCACGCCGCCGGTCGCGCGGCGGCCGTTGGGACAAATCCCTACGCCATCACGCCGGAGTTGTGGGTGGTCGAGCTGCCCGCTTTCGGCATCCGTGCGTCCACTGTTAATCTGAACATGCCTGTGTCCGTGCTCTGGATGGAAGCGAGCGCTCCGGTCGATCTGACGACGCTGTTCCGCGTCTCACTGCTGCTCAACATCATCCTCTACGGCATAGCACTGGCGCTGCTGGCCCGCAGCTCGGCGACGCTTCCCTGGCGTGTGGCCTGGGCCGTATGTCTTGCGGGATTCTGGCAAACGCTCGCCCTCGGCCAGATCTACCTCTGGATGCTGCCGCTAGTGATCGGCGCATGGTTGGCCGTGCGCGATCAACGCTTCGTGCGCGCCGGATGGTTGCTTGGGGTGCTGATCAGCGTCAAACCGCAGTTTGCGCTTTGGCCTGTGTGGCTGGCCTGCATCGGCATCTGGCAGACGCTCCCGATTGCGCTGGCAAGCGCCGCGATGATCAGCGCCTTGCCCCTCCTGCGCTACGGCCCGATCATTTATTACCAATGGTTTGCCAGCCTAGCGGCTGTAGATGCGCTGATACGCATTCCAGGCAACGGGTCGCTGGTAGCCCTGTTCGCCCGGCTCGGTCGGGCCGAGATGGGCACGCTGCTCGCGGTCGGCCTGCTGGCGGCCCTGACGTGGTGGTGCTGGCGGCGGCGACCCGATCGCCTGACGGTCAGCGCTCTGGCCCTGATCGCCATGCTGCTGGCTGGACCGGTGAGCTGGACCGGCTATACCCTCTTTCTGCTGCCGGCGCTGTGGGAACGACCCTGGTCGCCACGGCTAGGCCTTGGTGCGCTGTTGCTGGCCACGCCCTTTCCCATGATCTGGAACCTCAGCATGCAGAACTCCCTCACCTTTGTCGGCGTGGGAGCCTGGTGGACGTGGGTCTTGCTGCTGCTGGGATGGGCCTTCTGGCGCGAACCCGCGGCATTGCGCTGCGACACGAGCCCGTCGCGCTCTGGCGGACCCGCGCAGGTGGTGGGCTGA
- a CDS encoding FxLYD domain-containing protein has protein sequence MRRTYAWLMAAILTLALLLPQGAAARSCFNETSHCIDGRIEQYWQQNGGLPVFGFPISAQVPELNRDTGRTYETQWFERNRFELHPENAAPYDVLLGRLGDDRLRQLGIDWQTLSKANPSDPHYFPQTGQAISFEPFWQYWRSHGLELGDRGISERESLALFGYPISPLRMETNSSGDTVLTQWFERARFEWHPNNPEPYKVLLGLLGNEVRSAPQPAPGQPTPQVRVLSHSSYRTDTSFYIVGEVQNDTAGNQRFVKIVASLYDPAGRLVATDFAYTELEILLPGQKAPFRVLVFDAPADIARYELQVESDVTREQPLGGLTILSHAVRQASYGNARYIFGEVRNDSGGPVEYVKLVATLYNAQGTVVGVESGYASLDQLTPGQVSPFEILVFNWNNAARYELQIQGRRP, from the coding sequence GTGAGACGGACGTACGCTTGGCTGATGGCAGCTATCTTGACGCTGGCGCTGCTGCTTCCGCAGGGGGCGGCAGCTCGATCCTGCTTCAACGAAACCTCGCACTGCATCGATGGGCGCATCGAGCAGTATTGGCAGCAAAACGGTGGACTGCCGGTCTTCGGCTTCCCGATCAGCGCCCAGGTGCCGGAGCTCAACCGCGATACGGGCCGGACCTATGAAACACAGTGGTTCGAGCGCAACCGCTTCGAGCTGCACCCCGAGAACGCCGCGCCCTACGATGTGCTGCTGGGGCGCCTGGGCGATGACCGCCTGCGCCAGCTCGGCATCGACTGGCAGACGCTGTCCAAGGCCAACCCCAGCGACCCGCACTACTTCCCGCAGACGGGCCAGGCGATCAGCTTCGAGCCCTTCTGGCAGTACTGGCGTTCCCACGGGCTGGAGCTGGGCGACCGCGGCATCAGCGAGCGCGAGTCGCTGGCGCTCTTCGGCTACCCGATCTCCCCGCTGCGCATGGAGACTAACAGCAGCGGCGACACGGTGCTGACGCAGTGGTTCGAGCGCGCACGCTTCGAATGGCATCCCAACAATCCCGAGCCCTACAAGGTGCTCCTCGGCCTGCTCGGCAACGAGGTGCGCAGTGCGCCGCAGCCGGCCCCCGGTCAGCCGACGCCTCAGGTGCGCGTGCTGAGCCACAGTTCCTATCGCACCGACACCTCCTTCTATATCGTCGGCGAGGTGCAGAACGATACCGCGGGCAACCAGCGTTTCGTCAAGATTGTCGCCAGTCTGTACGACCCCGCCGGGCGGCTGGTCGCGACCGACTTTGCCTATACCGAGCTCGAGATCCTGCTGCCAGGGCAGAAGGCGCCCTTCCGTGTGCTGGTGTTCGACGCGCCGGCGGACATCGCACGCTACGAGCTTCAGGTTGAGTCCGACGTCACCAGGGAGCAGCCGCTCGGCGGGCTGACGATCCTGTCGCACGCCGTACGCCAGGCGTCATACGGCAATGCGCGCTACATCTTCGGCGAGGTGCGCAACGACAGCGGTGGTCCGGTTGAGTATGTGAAGCTGGTCGCCACGCTCTACAATGCGCAGGGCACGGTTGTCGGCGTGGAAAGCGGCTACGCCTCGCTGGATCAACTGACGCCGGGTCAGGTCTCGCCCTTCGAGATCCTGGTCTTCAACTGGAACAACGCCGCGCGCTACGAGCTGCAGATCCAGGGCCGGCGTCCCTAA
- the aroA gene encoding 3-phosphoshikimate 1-carboxyvinyltransferase, translating to MLMTVAPARALRGTVAVPGDKSISHRAVLFNAVAAGSARITNFLSGADCLSTIACLQALGVPIRRQGEVVEVQGQGLRGLRAPARVLDCGNSGTTIRLLAGLLAGQSLRATLTGDESLRRRPMRRVVEPLRRMGAHIEGADDGDRAPLTIHGRPLRGGSFALPIASAQVKSALLLAGLLADGPLTLTGRIDSRDHTERMLRAMGIELEVAPESITLMPPRTPELPRPLSLRVPGDPSSAAFWWVAAAIHPAAEITTVGVCLNPTRTGALEVLQAMGADLDIKNERYEGLEPVGDITVRSSRLRGVTVEGALIPRLIDEVPVLAVAAAYAEGETVIRDAAELRAKETDRIAAVAGELTRLGARVTPTEDGLVITGGLRLRGAPVESYGDHRMAMALAVAALAADGETQIAHADCVAVSYPGFWADLERLRCA from the coding sequence ATGCTGATGACCGTCGCGCCGGCGCGCGCGCTGCGCGGTACCGTCGCTGTGCCGGGCGATAAATCGATCTCGCACCGTGCCGTGCTGTTCAACGCGGTGGCTGCCGGATCGGCGCGCATTACCAACTTTCTGAGCGGAGCGGACTGCCTTTCGACGATTGCCTGTCTCCAGGCGCTGGGCGTGCCGATCCGGCGCCAGGGCGAGGTGGTTGAGGTGCAGGGCCAGGGGCTACGCGGGTTGCGCGCGCCCGCTAGGGTGCTGGACTGCGGCAACTCCGGCACGACGATCCGGCTGCTGGCCGGGCTGCTGGCCGGGCAGTCCTTGCGTGCCACGCTCACCGGTGATGAGTCGCTGCGCCGACGGCCGATGCGGCGCGTCGTCGAGCCCCTGCGGCGCATGGGCGCGCACATCGAGGGCGCCGACGACGGCGATCGCGCCCCGCTGACGATCCATGGCCGGCCCCTGCGCGGCGGGAGCTTTGCCTTGCCGATCGCTTCGGCACAGGTCAAGAGTGCGCTGCTGCTGGCCGGGCTGCTGGCCGATGGACCGCTGACGCTCACGGGCCGCATCGATTCGCGCGACCATACCGAGCGCATGCTGCGCGCCATGGGCATCGAGCTGGAGGTCGCGCCCGAATCCATCACGCTGATGCCGCCGCGCACGCCGGAGCTGCCCCGGCCCCTGTCGCTGCGCGTGCCGGGCGATCCCTCCTCGGCGGCCTTTTGGTGGGTGGCCGCGGCGATCCATCCTGCCGCCGAGATTACCACCGTGGGCGTGTGCCTCAACCCCACGCGCACCGGCGCACTGGAGGTGTTGCAAGCCATGGGTGCCGATCTTGACATAAAAAACGAGCGTTACGAGGGCCTTGAGCCGGTAGGTGACATAACTGTGCGCAGCTCGCGGCTGCGCGGTGTCACGGTGGAGGGCGCGCTGATCCCGCGGTTGATCGACGAAGTACCGGTGTTGGCAGTGGCGGCGGCCTATGCTGAGGGCGAGACGGTGATCCGCGACGCGGCCGAGCTGCGTGCCAAGGAGACCGATCGCATCGCTGCGGTTGCCGGCGAGCTGACGCGCCTAGGCGCGCGCGTCACGCCGACGGAAGACGGGCTGGTCATCACCGGCGGTTTGCGGCTGCGCGGCGCGCCGGTTGAGAGCTACGGCGATCATCGCATGGCCATGGCCCTGGCGGTGGCGGCGCTGGCCGCCGACGGCGAGACGCAGATTGCGCACGCCGATTGTGTGGCGGTCTCGTATCCGGGCTTTTGGGCCGACCTGGAGCGGCTGCGGTGCGCTTGA
- a CDS encoding winged helix-turn-helix domain-containing protein: protein MQGPVPTLFVQRGDGTDQEVLWEQPHLTVGRDPSNDLVINHRLVSRRHARFEKAEVGFYVRDLDSTNGTFVNGQRIEGAHLLRNNDEVWIGDTVIVFRDPEATMKGTPPPVARQRLFEPQEELRVDTKAKEVYLRGKLLEPPLTAKEFQLLELLYRHKGEVLSKDQIAKGVWDYEVYDYNAIDALVYRLRHRIEADPSNPRYLVTVRGFGYKLLTYGPERA from the coding sequence ATGCAGGGTCCCGTACCAACGCTGTTTGTGCAACGGGGTGACGGAACCGATCAGGAGGTGCTGTGGGAACAGCCCCACCTGACCGTCGGTCGCGATCCGTCCAACGATCTGGTGATCAACCATCGCCTGGTTTCGCGGCGGCATGCCCGCTTCGAAAAGGCCGAGGTGGGCTTCTACGTGCGCGATCTGGACAGCACCAACGGCACCTTTGTCAATGGCCAGCGCATCGAGGGCGCACACCTGTTGCGCAACAACGACGAGGTCTGGATCGGCGATACGGTCATCGTCTTCCGCGATCCCGAAGCGACGATGAAGGGCACGCCGCCGCCGGTGGCGCGGCAGCGGCTGTTCGAGCCCCAGGAGGAGCTGCGCGTCGATACCAAGGCCAAGGAGGTCTATCTGCGCGGCAAGTTGCTGGAGCCGCCGCTGACCGCCAAGGAGTTTCAGTTGCTGGAGCTGCTCTACCGCCACAAGGGCGAGGTGCTGAGCAAGGATCAGATCGCCAAGGGTGTGTGGGACTATGAGGTCTATGACTACAATGCGATTGACGCGCTGGTCTATCGCCTGCGCCATCGCATCGAGGCCGATCCCTCCAATCCGCGCTACCTGGTGACGGTTCGCGGCTTTGGCTATAAACTGCTGACCTACGGTCCCGAACGGGCTTGA